The genomic interval TATATTCATTAGTATTGTACGTATGGTATGAACACAGCCCCATATCGTGTGTACTGCAGTATGTGGACACAGCCCAGAGCACCTCAGTACTTTGCAGTGTCCTCAAAGTTTGGAAAGCAAAAGTGACCCGGAGTGTGCAGAGCGCGCGCtctgtgcgagtgtgtgtgaaagagagagagtgtgtgttcacaactTTGGGGAATAAAGGCTGAAGCTGCCAATCGCGTGCTGCGCTCGGAGGTGATAACCATTAGCGGCGCGGAGAGAGCGCGCGGACACACAGCAACAGCCGCCCCGCGCGTGACGTGGCAGGCGCGTCTGCTCGCGAGCTCCTGGAAACAGTACGCGGGGCTCCCATTCGCTAAAAGCTCGCGCGCGTTCCCACTCGCGCTGTTGCTAGGCAATACACCGCACGCGCCGCGCCGCGcgcttaaaacacacacatatacacacacacacagacacagacacacacagacacacacactctcccaggtTTTTGGAAGAGTTTCAGAATACTAACGAGATGATCATCAGGTCACAGAAGTTACAGGTCACTCTCCAGCGGACCCTCGGATACAAACAAACCCCACCCACACACCTCTAGAAACAAGGAAAAACACACTTCTCTTTTAGGCAGGTCTCTGGCACAGATGGCACTCTGAACTTTATCATTGAGTGAGGGAAATTCATCCACTGATTTGTGCCATAAGCACAGGCTACTGAGCTGTCAGATTTATAGGCAAACGTTTGGACACTCTGGTCCCAGTCCCACGTTTTGTTGAATTTCTCGGTGAAAATAATTGCACTCATTGTGCAGAGTGAACAAGCTTCAACTTGCCATTGTAGTTCGTATTGTGTATGTCAAGTTTACCACAGACGTTTCATAAATGTGAAGCAATGGGAACATTGTATCcttcagcaaataaataataaccatacattaaaatgtataatctTTGTTGAGGATGTGTACTTTGTTTGATTTAGGAAAACAATGTGTAATTAGACCAGGGGTATACAAACTTTTGCATATGATTGTCCttaattagtgtttatttggtcAATGCAATCTTAATGAGTAAACCACAACATCTCTCTCATTGGCTCCTGGCACTGTCTATTTGCATACCGTTTTAGTTATTTTACTTGCCATTATCTTGTTGTTTTCACTGGTCTAccttcattgtgtgtgtgtgtgtgtgtgtgtgtgtgtgtttgcgtgtgtatgtgcgtgtgtgtatgtgtgtgtgtttgcatgtgtgtgtatgtgttagttACACTCCTTGGTTAAATGCCTGGGCTTTTTGTTGGCAGTAAGAATGCATTCACTGACAATAAGTGTATTCCTTCAACAGCTTGGTAGGTGACTGTATAATTCATTTATGTCTAACTACATTAAACATACAACTACAaacattttgtttacttttattagCTAAACCTAAATaacagtaaaaagaaaaaaaaatcacgtgTGATTTGTTCTACTTGAATTCAAGGGCTATGGTATATCAGTAACTACGACAATATAGAAACACATAACATAAGCTTTTAAAGTAAACTGGACATTTcctaattgtatttatttattttaaaattgcacttatttaattatttctgaGAGCACATGGCCCAGATAAAGCGCAGGGGAGGAGCCGCACCTGTGAAGACTGTCTCCTTCAATTTCTAAGAACACCTATTTTAAagcagtataataataataataataataataataataataataataataataattctaaaGTAAAGCATATACACAGTTATTATATTTGTAGAAAATTTAAAGCACACTGAGAATAGCAATTCCATGCCCACATTCCCTCCTGCTTGCAGAGAGATAACATGCCTTCATGTTACTCAGCCTCTTTATCTTtatgagagaaaagattcaAGTTCAAGATGTTGGAAGAAAAGGTGTGTCTGGTCAAAGCTTCTAAGCACAGGTTCTACATGTTTCAAACGTGTGGTCAAATTTATTAACATGACACAACTTTGTGAGCTCTTTGTCAATATTAGCATCAATACCAATAATACTAGCATATTATAATTAACAGTAGCCTGCATGATCCTTGAGTGTGAAGGTGGGGGAAGTCTTATTTTCCTCTTATTTTTAGACTTGAAACAACAAGTTTCAAAAGTGTAGCCGTAACGACGTACTATGTTGTTTCTCCATCTTTGACATGTACCCTCATGAACTTGATCTAGGGAGTTGATTGAAATGATGAACTAGGGAAAGAGGGAGGGTGGGTTTGTGAGTGGTATTTCTATTATTTCCAGGTGACTCCAATGGGAAGCTCGATCTAATTTTAAAACGTGAAAAGATAAAGCAGTTCGACACTTCACTTGGATTGGAATATTATCTCACTTTACAAAGGAAAAGTGCTGGGGGGAGggtgagggggaggggggagggaggaAGAAGGGAGGGGGCtataaaaaaacaggaaaaaagaagaggaagaaataCGTTGCCCAGATACTCATAACAAGTACGGATATAATATACTCTTGTTTTTTAAGGGCGTATTGCGAACGCAAGCAAAAAATTGATACATTTAGGTCCTTATAAGGTATTTTGTCTGGTTTTCCCTTTTAATACAAGGCTGTTTAATAAAACATGCTCGGGTTTCTGCTAGTCTTATCTCCGACTAGAAACCGGTTGCCAACGATTGCATCATTCCTTTCATGTGACTCCCTTTACGCCCCGAATTCGTCCTGCCGTCTCAGGACTGCATCACAGCTCCCCGCGCACACAAGCCTGCTCCTGCACACAGTCCCATCAAACCCCGCCCCTCGGCGTTCTTGCCGCAGGTTCATTGGATGTCTCTAAGCAAAAGTGTTCCATTTTCCTTTCGCGATTGGACTTTGGCGCTGTCAATCCTTAAAGAGTAACGTTCGGTTGTGGCTTTAGCCCCACCCCCGATGGGCGGTTGGTTGACGTCGTCTATAAAAGTGCTCGGGAGTTTCCGAAATTCACACTCGGTGACTTCAACTAAACAATGGTTAACATGAGCTATCAGCAACCTCAACCTCAACAACAATACATACACAACCCGAGTCCGAGAGAGTCCAAAAAACGACATAATAAACGGAAAAGGGTAAGTAACTTTccactttctcttttcttttgccCTTTGAACAACTTTGGTTTTCTTCTTCCCTCTTTTCTCCTTGTGGAAAACAAGAGCGCTCATATTCTGGCAGCTCTCCCGCGGCTGTTTTTGGAGCTCACTTACCCTTCTCTGACAGGACTTTCTATAGCCCAGGGGCTGCGTCCAGAACCACACTCCAGCGCACTCCAGAGTTTGTCCCTGACAGTCCGCCGCTCTCTGACAGAGCAGCCCTCCGTGTCCTGAGCGGAGTTTGGCTAAGGGGAGTTCCGGACGCAACCCCCGTCTTTCGCGTCTCTCTGAACGGATACATAGCAAAAAGATAAACGACAAGACGAGCATTTATCTGGTTTTAGCATGGAATTCTTCAGTTTTAGACTTGGGGGTTAAGGATTAAAGTTGAATTTTAGAAGTTTTACATCAGTGTCAAGCTGTCAGTACAAATCTCGGAACATTTCTTCACTCAACTTCTTACCTCAGCGGTGTAGTTAGTGTTTTACTCCTGAAATCTGGACAAGTATCCATTTAATaatgggcacacacacatattgtactatatatatatatatacacacacacacacacacacacatatatatataaaaaatgttattagTAATATTATAGCTCTTACGTAATATGTTTCATAGAAAGAAGGGACATGACCGAAAGTTGTCTAAAGCGTTTAGGGGGCAAAACTCTTGCTTTGTATTATTAATGAGTTTAAATGCTTAGTTTAATACTCGTGTCGTGTTTAATTAACACCGTTGAACATTGGcacataaaatgtatagatttGTTTACACGCAcgtttaaattaaatgtactaTTATGTATCAAGACCGCGTCTGTAAAGTGTTAAGATGTGGTCAGATGTCAGGGAGCTGtgcctttctcttttctccttttgTTTCCCTCTGTTTTTCGCTTCCATGACGTAATTGTCCGGCCCTCAGTTTATTTAACCATTGTCCAGACTTACATAATTATCCAAGTGTTTAATCCACAAGTGTTTTTATCAATTGCGCGGAGGTTATAGCTGTATTTAGCTGATGACTGTTATATTCAATCCGTCTACTGTTTTAGTGGATTCCGTTTATTTTTAGTGTCCTCATCTATGGGAATTTTATTGAAACCTCAGTTTCACCGTATTGAGCTATAGGCAAAATTGGAGCTGGGTATTTAACAAAACACCAGTGCGCCCCACAGTTCTTCACACCTACTTCCATTTGTCCCCTGTAAAGGTATTTGTATCATGTGCTTtgattttcctttttgtttttgagGCAAAGGAAAGCTAAAACCTCCCGAAAACCAGACCCCCCTCAACTTCTTTCAATTCCTGTACCTCCCGTGTTGTAAAATAGGTCAGACGGGTTTGAGACGATACTGAACCTGAAGTAAACAGCGCTGGCAGTGCTCCTGTATGTTTGAAGTGTCTAGGATGGGACCGAGCTGTTGTTTTAAAGCACCACTGTGTGATGCGAGGCACACAGGGGGCGCTACTGGGCAACAACTGAACcttttgtttacataaaaaaaacccaatgACCTCAATTTAGCTTTTATATTCCTGAActaaacaattaataaacctCAATCATGTACTCACTGGATATTTGCAACATATTAAACTTTAAACTTTGTTACATATtaccaaccccccccccccccccccaaaaaaaaaacaaatataaataaataaataaataaaaataaaatggaaggTTTAATATTGAAATGGTTCTGAAAATAGATGAATCCTGAGAAGTTTGAGGGCACACTAGATTTGACTTGCTTTTCCTTTTAACATTTTGTTCacagatttgaaaaaaaaaatattttgcagATTCCAATAAATGTTTATCCTTATTTTTTAGAATCCCTGGGATAAAATATCCCCAACAACTCATAATCATACTTGATTAAGAAGAAACACTTTTAAGGTAAGAAATTTTGTCTCATTATCAatttgtttttaacatttttttttttttttttgtttttaaagaaaattgaTGTAATTCCAGTTATTGGGGATGGTGATTGAAATATTTGTCAAATCTTAAAAAacttgaaattattattttttgttgatgGTAAAATTGTCTTTTGCTGGATCTTTGTAACTGTTTTTGGTTTTGCTGAAGTTCATTTAATGTTACACTAATGACCAACAGTAATTGCCAGCATGTGCATGCAGCTTGGTGTGTTGTAGAATGGCTACAGTTGGACTGCTGTGCTTTGTGCAGTAACTCCCTCTGGCCACTGAGTGTCCTTGTAGCACTGAACGCCTTAATCTGTCAGTCTCGATCTTGGCAACGATGGGTCACTGCAATTTCGATATTCTTCCACTAGATCTTTGCCGCTAGTCACACTCAATCCCATGTTAGTTGTAAGCCTGGTTTTGGTGGATTCCCACGAGACTCCTAGATCACGCTGTGACCTAGCAACAGCGTTTGGAGACTTTTTCCCTGCTTTCCAAAattctgaaattattttatttttttttttttatctgggcCAGGTCTGCTGTGCTGGGTGTGGAAGCATATCGAATCGTGTCTGTGCGTTAGCGGCTGATTGGTGAGATGACTGCGGAGTGGCTGTACCCCCCTGGCGTGGGGCCGCTGTGTGGTGCAGAGTTGGAGGCGTGGTATGAGGACCTGCAGGATATACTGGGCTCCGACGCAGGTGGGGCCAAGCACTCACGTGCCCCGCCCTGCGCCGAGGTCAGTTTGCACCGAACGAGTTGTCTTGCCATCTTTCTGCTCTTCTGCTTCTGAATGTTACGCTCTCCCTCCTTCTTTCTGTTCTCCGTAATgcattttaatgctttttatGACCTGCTTTTTCTCAATCATCCACTACTGTTCCCTTTAAAGGATCATTTGAAGAGGAAAAAACCTAGTTCAAGATATTGACGCATGTGAATTCTGAAACCAATGCACTTTTATGGGGAACAGTGCTGTGaattgatttttaaattttatttgtcTTTCGTAAATGTACTTGACGCTTTTCGACGACTTGACTTTTTCGCCATCGTCAAACACTGTTCCCTTTTAAGGGGCCATTTGAAAAGGAAACACCTGGTCGGAGATAACACTTGAAGGCGTTCATTTTGAAACAAATGCACTCTCAGAGGGAACAGTGTTGTAAATGATATTGGATTTTGGAATTAATGCAGATGTCTTCGTTGGACGATAACTTATTTTTATGcttgtttctcttctctctcgtGTGCAGAAGGAGCCTGAGTTCCTGGACGTTCTGGAGAGCTGCTCCCTCACCTGGCTGACCGAGGGGCAggtgtggggggagggggtgcAGCGTGTGATGGAGGAGCAGCCCCCGGCCTCCTGCCTCAGCCCCCCTCCACCTGAAGAGCGTCGTGGGGCAGGAGAGGCGGGGAGCTCTGGTGGCGGAGACCTGCTGCCTCCGGAGTTCTTTGAGCTCTTGAGCGAGGGTGGAGTTGGGCTTGTCGAAACCGGGGCAGTAATGGTTACCAGTGgctaccatcatcatcatcatcaccagcagcaccccccacaccccccacccGCCTCTCCGGCCGCTAGTGAGGAAGATCTGCCCACTGTTCCTGACTCGTCATCCTGTTCCTCTTCGTCTTCAGCCTCAGAGTCACCATCCCTTAACTGCTCACCTCCCTCTTctccccccaccctctctccaCCTGCCTCAGCCTCATCCACCTCTTCACAGCGCCCAGGCAAGAGGAAGAGGGGCAACGCCTTGGCCTCACCTTCCTCAGGGAAGAAGAGTCGGAAAGAGCGCGAGCAGGAAAATGAGCGGAAGGTGCAAGAGCTGACTGACCAAAACGAGAGGCTGAAGGCAGAGATCGAGCGCCTCGGAGAAGAGGTGCAGCGGACACGCAGGGCACTCATTGAGAGGCTCGTTaacaccaggaagtgagggttGGCAGAGAGGGATGAAAGTGGAGAAAGATTGAAAAAAGGAAGGAATAAATAGAAGTGAGTTCAGTGGTAACCATGAAATGCACGTTTAGAAaggagagacaggaaaaaagACATGTGGGACCTTGGGGAGAGAGGGATTCATTAAGAGTCTCCCCTAAGAATGGAAGAGAATGATAGTGAAAGCATGGTGAGGAAGTCAGGTTTAGCCATAGAAAGATAGGTGGACCCCAGATTAGAAGTTGTGGCTAGTAAAAGAATACCAGGCACCttatttgtaatttaaaaacCTTTTGCAATGCAAGGATATGATTGTAGATTCATCATCTGTCCTTGAATGTAATAGCTGACAATACATTGTTTGTGAAAACGAACAAGAACTATACAAGTAGGTGTAATACGACAGAAACGGCTTATAACAGACTCCTGGGGTGGGTGTAACTGGCAAATAAGTAGTACAAGTGATCACTTCCTATTTGTCTGTTTTACCCTttaaaatgatttgcaaaagtgTAAAATGGTTATAAGTAAAGAATACATGTGCATTTCATTGTAACCCATTTACAGATGCAGTTCAACACCTTTGTCATTAATTCAAGGGCTTATAAACACAACATATATGGATATATATAAAGCCACGCCTAATTCAGAGATTAACAGCTCAGGAATGTTTTTAAGAGCGACTGCGTTTGCGATATTTGTTTgctatttcttttgttttctgaagCTCAGCTCAAGCCAAGGCCTCTAAGAGTGTAtgttgagggggaaaaaaggcagGAAATGTGGTTGGGTGTAGTACTCATTTTGTTTTCACTAATTTTCTTaaaatgtttcttcttttttaagtAGAATTAGTTGTTTACAATGTGTAGTTCACCCTGATCCACAcgtatttttctattttatctacctatgtaaatcatttaatcattataTATAATCATTTCTCATACTGTAGCTTAGTAACATTGTGTAACAATTaacacacatgcatgcaaaaTTGATGTATTTACATAGTCAAACAACTGTTAGAATATCATTTTGTATTTACTTACTGTATTGGACTTATTTActaataaaattttaaacaaaactgagtctggatttttttttattattttaatttgtattgttattaataataatagtagtgtTATAGTGTTtataatttatagttataccacaccatttaaaaaaatgattctgGCTATAAACTCAgtttataaacactgtaaattatattaattacattgttactactaatatttttattaataaatttacGCAGTGATTATAAAATGTAAGATATCGACACCATTTAAAGAATACTGAGTCTGActataaatgcatatattttattgaattttaaaAAGATTGAGACCCGTACAGCATTTTAATAGTATGGTTAAATACAGACTATATGAAATCTTGGAGTATATAGAGAAAACCAGGAGGGACTGTTACTACACacaggttttatttttgttacatttgGAGCTGTACATTGTTTGTACTAAAATAGTCTCCACGGCTCAGTAAAAAGGATGGCTACGGCTTGATTTTTCCTCATGCGCTCACTGATCCCTCTTATTACAAATATCCCTGCACTATGTACCTCCTCCAACACGCCCAAAGGATGGAATCCTCTCctgctgtgtttctctcatttcTTCTTTCCCTTCTGAGACGAAGGCTCGGGGTTTTTGCCTTCAGCCACAGCAAGCTCCTTCTTCAGCTCGAGGAGTTTAGTGACCTCCGCTGTGATTACTGACTTGTCTGCCTTCTGATCCTTCAGAGTACGCACTTTAGCACCCTGaaattttaaacacaaacaaaaatttaaacattttaacacctaaataaataaatgtaaccaCTATATACGACTCGTCtccaaaataatgtttttattaagaaGGCAAATatgttgtaaatgaataaaaaataaaaagctttaCAAAATACATGTCACGAATGACTGTGAATTTTGTAATGGAGTAATTTGCGGCATCTTATTTGTAATGTAATAAATGCAAAACTATATGACGccatgtttattatattttcttcaACACTGAGTTAATAAAAAACTGAGTTATTTTCTTTTGACAGagacaaaacatttaatatttaacctAATAATAAGTATCAATATGTCTGTCTAAATATTATTCTATAATAGTTATAAATCGTAGTGGCCAGGATCGTGAACACATCTTTAATACTTAGCCTGAGAAATATGGAACATGGTCCGAACAGGAGATTAAATTAATTCTGTTCATTTGATCATAATGGGCTGAAAAGTTAATGTTGATTagagtgtgtttattttatatttgccGTGTTCtgacctgttgtgccactgcaGCAGTGAGCTGTTTGGCTCTCTCTGGGTCCGCTGTGTTATGGGTGCTGGCGTTAATCACAGGTTCTGTAGGAGCGGGTGGTTGGGTCTGGGAATTCGCTGCTTTGCTGGGGACCTGACAAAGACAAGAGAAAACCCTTCAGGTCATCGCTCACACTTTTCTAAGGAACTGCAAATGCCATGTGACACACGCAAACAACACTCCAGCCAAAAACTCAAATGTGGGTAAAATGAAGTAATGAATTGctacaaaatataaacatttttatagaaGTAAGAAATTAGTCATCTTTAAGGGGGAAAttccacacacatgcagacattttagtaaatattaatgttCATCTCTGCTGTGAAATTGCCATTCCTTTCTCTTATGCAGATAAAAAGGCCAATCAGCACAGGTGGcagtttgtttaaaataaatgttttggaTGAACTTTTATTATTACATGCCCAGAGGCAAACCATattacaagttaagaaaaaaaaaaaggtaactCAGTGACTGACAGTACTGGGCTTTGATCCCAACACTGGAGCGGTCTGAATACAGACGGCGTCGCTAGATCAATTTCATGCTTGGCGCATAAGTGGAGGTGG from Hoplias malabaricus isolate fHopMal1 chromosome 3, fHopMal1.hap1, whole genome shotgun sequence carries:
- the ddit3 gene encoding DNA damage-inducible transcript 3 protein translates to MTAEWLYPPGVGPLCGAELEAWYEDLQDILGSDAGGAKHSRAPPCAEKEPEFLDVLESCSLTWLTEGQVWGEGVQRVMEEQPPASCLSPPPPEERRGAGEAGSSGGGDLLPPEFFELLSEGGVGLVETGAVMVTSGYHHHHHHQQHPPHPPPASPAASEEDLPTVPDSSSCSSSSSASESPSLNCSPPSSPPTLSPPASASSTSSQRPGKRKRGNALASPSSGKKSRKEREQENERKVQELTDQNERLKAEIERLGEEVQRTRRALIERLVNTRK